AAGATTATATCAGATGTCTTGTTCTTTTTCATGCTATATTATAATTATGAATTCTACCCATATCGAAGTAATCTCCTACTCTGGCTATAGGGGTGAAGAATCTCCGAAGGCATTTATCCTCCATGGGGAGAGCATAGAGGTTATAGAGATTTTAAAGATGTGGATCGAAGAAAGCTCCGAGACCAGAGAAAGTAAGAGGTTTTTCAAGGTAAGAGGGAGCGATGGCTATGAAGTGGGGAAAAGTTGTTCTAATCGTTGCTAAAGAGCAATTCAAAATTTCTTGGTGTTATAATTTTTATGCCTTGATAAGTTCCAACTGCCAGTAGGTCAGGGTCACCTGTAACAATATAATCAACCTTTGCTGCCAAGGCACAGGCAAGCACTGAATCATCATCAATGTCCCTACAAACACCTTTTACCGTAATATTGTTATCAGTTGGATTTACAGTCAAGGATACTTCTCTAATGAGGGTCACTGCCTCTTTTATCATAGTATTTGCTACAGAAAATTTGGTCTTGAGATTTTCCTCAAATTCACTCAAGATAAATGGACAGGTATATAACTCAAACTCTCCTTTATTTGCCCTTAAAAGAATTTTTGAGCATAGACCCTCTGTAAGAAAGGCAGAAATTAAAACATTTGTATCAAATAAAGCTCTCAAGATACGATTTTAAAAACATCCTCATCTGTAACAATGCCAAGAGTTTTTGCCCTTGAAACCAAGCGTTTTTTTGTTTTTCTAAAACTCTCCTCCCAGAGATATGCTCTTAAGGCCTCTTTTACAATCTCACTTTTTGCTCTTCCTGTCTCTTTTACAGCCCTATCAAGCTCTGAAGCCATTTTCTCAGGAAGACTTATAGAAATCACTGCTCTCATAATTACCTCCTGTATTACAATCTACTACATATTATTTCTGAAGTCAATACCCTTTTGCGTCCGATCCGAAATAAGACATAGATTTTAAGATTATCCTCCAAGCATCTTTTTTAACTCACTGAGTTTGTTTAATGCTTCAAGTGGTGTCATATTCTGGATGTTAAGATTGAGTATCTCCTTTGCGACTAAATCAGTCTTATCTCCAAAGAGGGATAGTTGGGGTGGATGCTCTTCTCTTTTTATATCTTCTGAATGGCCTATTCTCGGCTCTCCTGACTCATCAAACTCACCCTTTTCAAGATTCTCTAAAATCTCCTTTGCCCTTGCTATAACGCTGTGTGGAAGACCCGCAAGCCTTGCCACCTGTATCCCATAGCTCTTATCTGAGATACCTCCCACTATCCTCCTGATAAAGATTATCTCATCGTCCCATTCTCTAACAAGTGCATTGTAGTTCTT
This genomic stretch from Nitrospirota bacterium harbors:
- a CDS encoding putative toxin-antitoxin system toxin component, PIN family, with the protein product MRALFDTNVLISAFLTEGLCSKILLRANKGEFELYTCPFILSEFEENLKTKFSVANTMIKEAVTLIREVSLTVNPTDNNITVKGVCRDIDDDSVLACALAAKVDYIVTGDPDLLAVGTYQGIKIITPRNFELLFSND
- a CDS encoding DNA mismatch repair protein MutS — translated: KSLILLDEIGRGTSTFDGISIAWATAEFIHRNIKAKTLFATHYHELTELSLLFDGIKNYNALVREWDDEIIFIRRIVGGISDKSYGIQVARLAGLPHSVIARAKEILENLEKGEFDESGEPRIGHSEDIKREEHPPQLSLFGDKTDLVAKEILNLNIQNMTPLEALNKLSELKKMLGG
- a CDS encoding ribbon-helix-helix protein, CopG family, producing the protein MRAVISISLPEKMASELDRAVKETGRAKSEIVKEALRAYLWEESFRKTKKRLVSRAKTLGIVTDEDVFKIVS